Genomic DNA from Corylus avellana chromosome ca4, CavTom2PMs-1.0:
ggggggaGGGttgattgtaaaaattgaaactttggtgttggaattgaaaaacgctgtcaactttgggggggtaaactgtaattttcccaaaaactTAACACAAGATActtgcaatatatataaatagggTTAACTTCACAACAATCTCTAAACTTTCACGCGTTTTGACATGAtctcttaaagtttaaaaactttcaatttcacaatttgaacttctaatttgatgcaatatcttCCTTTGGGCGTTAAAACATACGGAAAAAGgatgaaatgacctttataccccctAAAACTtgtataaaattacaaatttaccctaaatttcaaattaaatttaataaaaaaaatggagggtacttttggtatttttcatagaTTCCATTAGGATTTTAACGCCAAATCCTAAGGGAGATTgtaattgcatcaaattagaagttcgGAATGAAATTGAgcgtttttaaactttgagggggtcATATCAAAACGTGTGAAAGTTCAGAGTAGCTTTAAAGTTTCCTCGTGTAATGATATAAAGTGTAGGGCTTGTATCACTAATAAAGCTAACTTTTCATGTTCACATGTCTAGGTCCTTCTTGAGTAGTCTTCCGCAGGTTAGtgttactatggtcacgcctaagtaaaatagccacaattggtctcaCCCTCCAACATTTctcgcttaaaaaaaaaaaaaaaaaaaacatatggtGTCAGTAAAACCTTTTTCGCTTAATGCACCTTTTTCGCTTAGAGTAATGCTTAATGCGCTTTACCCAAAATGCTTCGTCTGGGTGTCTGGGAAATTTTATCCTAACATTAGTTGAGGTTATCCATAGAATCCTAatcttatcttttttattttgattaatttattattggTTCACTTATGTACGCGTGCGTGGTCCTAGCTAGCTAGTTAATTTCTTTCTTGTACTGGAGTTGATGTTTCCTTTATTGCGCACTATCTGTTCGAGTCTTTGACGGACCGAATAACAGGTCCCACAAGCACAAACCTGCTTGTTGAGTCCATTAGTTTAGAAGTTGTAGCCGATTAATGGGTCCATGATGTTAGTTTTCCTTATATTGTTCCATGATTGTAGGAGTCTAATTCTACGTTGGAATCTATTTTAATTGGTTTATTgaatgaagaaaagcaagtcATTTTTATCCACTATTTTCCTGCTCTGTTTCTTAATTGTCTTAAAATTTAAGTTTCTCTGCAGAGAGAATACCCTTTTAACATATTTGACaccaaaaagtgaaaatgaaaatggagcCAAATTAGTTTCTCCGACTGCTATTGATCCTGGAAATGTGGCGCCATTCAACCAATTATTGGCACAAAGAATGATCATCATCATAAGCATAAGCATAAGCAAGGGAACAGTAATGACTTAGACAACATTATGATTTATGAACGCTATCTGATGAATACAGTTTAGCAGGGAGCCAACAATCTTCAGCACTACACTATAAGAATTGGCATCTGATGGAGATGCCAAATTAGAACACACTGCCTTATTCATGACTTttagtcaatatatataaagagaacagAAATATGTAAATGTAATATTACGAAAGGCCTCCCCCCATTAGAGCTCGAAAATCACGGCCTATGCGGTTTAAGAGCGCCATAGGAAAGTGGTGAAGGTGCTGGAACCGTCGCCGGTTGATGATAGGACGAATCAAGAGGATCTGAATAATACTTTTTCTTACAAGGAATGTAATTCATGTTCTTCTCGTTGCAGCGGTGGTTCCGCTTCTTGGAGAAAAATGCAGCACATTCACGTTTTGATTTCTGATGTGGAAGGTCTATAATGCAATTCTGTTTGACATCAAGATAATTTTTATGGATCAATTTTCTGCATTCAGGGCCCACCTCGGTGAAGAAGTTGTTTGATAAATCGAAGGCACCCAGGTTAGGCAGCTTGCAGATTTCATCCGGGACCGACCCATAGAACTCGTTCCGAGACAGGTTAAGCACCTCTATTTTAGACAGGCACTGAAATGAGTGGGGTATTGGACCCGTCAATTGATTGATGCTCACATCAAAAACAGTTGCCAATTTCAGTTTCCCAATCTCAAATGGCAAGCACCCTGTAAGCTTGTTGTTCAAGAAGAGCACCTCAATGAGGGTGTCCTTGGCGTTGCCAATGCTTGGCGGGATTGGCCCTGTGAACTTGTTGTTGGCAAAAGTGAGATAAAGGGCTGGCGTAGAGCCAAGATTATAAGGAAGATTCTGgtaaaaattgttgttgttgatgaagaTTACGTCCACGTCTAGCAAAAACACTTGGGGTGGAACCGTGCCTTGAAGTTTGTTAAACCGGAGGTCCAAGAAAGTGAGCTTTGTGGCACCAAGAACTTCCATCGGGAACTGCCCTTTCAACTTGTTGTTGCTGAGATCTAGCTCGTAGAAGTATTTAAGGTTGGAGATCTCTTTGGGGATGCCACCGGTGAAATTGTTGGAGTTTGCGTGGAAAACGGTTATGTCGGTTAAGTTTTCCATGAACCCAGAGAGAGGAAGGAGGCCGTCCTTGCCACCAAACTGAAAGCCGTTGAAGTCTACAGCAGCAACTGCTTGTTCATTGTTGCCGGTCGGATAGTTGGCGCAGGTGAAGCCGTCGTATCTGCatacgttttttttatttttattccatgAAACCGTTTTTCCAAATGGGTCGTAGAAGATTTTCTTTTGGAACGCTTTAACTATGGGGTAGACCTTTAGAACTCGATGGCTAATCCCACTTGGCAGCGGAGGTGGAGGCGGCGGAAATGGAGGCGGTGGAGATGGGGGCGGCGGAGATGGTGGCGGCGGCGGAGATGGAAGCGGTGGAGATGGGGGCGGCGGAGATGGTGGCGGCGGCGGAGATGGAAGCGGTGGAGATGGGGGCGGCGGAGATGGNNNNNNNNNNNNNNNNNNNNNNNNNNNNNNNNNNNNNNNNNNNNNNNNNNNNNNNNNNNNNNNNNNNNNNNNNNNNNNNNNNNNNNNNNNNNNNNNNNNNNNNNNNNNNNNNNNNNNNNNNNNNNNNNNNNNNNNNNNNNNNNNNNNNNNNNNNNNNNNNNNNNNNNNNNNNNNNNNNNNNNNNNNNNNNNNNNNNNNNNNNNNNNNNNNNNNNNNNNNNNNNNNNNNNNNNNNNNNNNNNNNNNNNNNNNNNNNNNNNNNNNNNNNNNNNNNNNNNNNNNNNNNNNNNNNNNNNNNNNNNNNNNNNNNNNNNNNNNNGGAAGGGGAGGCGGAGGCGGTGGAGGTGGGGGACATTCAGGTTCAGGAGGCGGAGGAGGACAGTTTTCATTTTCAGTAGGAGGAGCAGGATAGTTGCTACCACCACCGCCGCCTGTAATAATTTCCAATGCTTCCCTATTGGACCCAATAGCCGGATTGCCGGCACCCACCCCATAGAACAAGCACAAATGAAGCAAGAAAGTTGATAAGAAAAGTGAAGCAAAGAAAGAGATGGCGGCCATCACTTCTCTGTACACATGCAGGACCTCTGAGAATAGATAGAATAATGGGGAAGTTTTTATAGAATGTGCGTAGACTCCGAGAAGAAAAGTCAGAGGTCTCCCCCCTCACATGCTTACAGATGACAATTCTGTAAATCTTTGTTAGGTTTGGAGGTTGCTGTCCTCTCACTTTCGGAAGAAGACATGTTCTTGCAGCACTGTTCGATCGTCACCGATTCCTCGCACTTTAGATTAAAATGATATCATGTTGGtgtattttaacaaaaaatcattatttttattaatttattgttagggcattcccaatggaggagccatatttttatgtaaaatggcttctcaaaactcacttttatttagtttagctaaaccatttttaaatgtctccacatccgattatttatatttctatctattttattaaaatattattaaaaataagaaaagttttgggaaaaagagaacatgtgagcggaaaaataggaaaagttttgagaaaaaagagaacatgcaaaaaaaaataaggaaaagatttggaaaaaaaaaagaaaacaggtgagagaaacaatgaaaaataaaatagctcccttgaaaagtgctgctacatttagctttttttttagctcttctaattaaatatctattttacattttcttttggctcatccaatgtagggagttttttaaacatttgaaaagccattttaaataaaagtaacatttggctcttccattgagaatgctcttacaaTTTCATTATGAAATACTATGCACTCATATTGTTAGCCAAAATAGTTCAAAattggggaaaatacactttactccACTGAattatccactcatttgcacttttaaccccaatattcaaaaagtaacactttaccctctcaaacttccaaattgttgcaattcgaccattcttgcctctcttttttttttttttccaaaatgccttcatcccaagttttttttttaaaaaaaattaaaaattaaaaattaaggggtggccggtctCGACCAACCCCAGGCACAATTGGAGTGGCTAGCCagcccttaatttttaaaccttaatttgtggttttctttttctttttcacatcaattaaatctgTTTCATAAATATTAGCAAGTTTACATTaatttgtggttttttttttttttttttttaacaattttgttatttaattctTATGGTAACTTAcaaagtttagggtttagggtttgttttagagggtatttttttttttttcatttttgaattgAACGAGTGTACTTCCTGCGGAGAGATCtttgatttgggtttgggtCTTGTTATGAGCACAAATACCTTGTGCGCATAATAGGTTTGTCTGTTTATCTTCaaatgtggtttttttgtttcatttcgaaaatgggtaagaatttttgggtgttcttttttctttttctttgggtaaCCGATTATGGGTTTTGTTCTAATTTTGTGAAGTAGAACTGCTCAGGGATGTGGCTGTCCTCGCGGAGAACTTGGATAGAAATGGACTTAATGTTTATATATGAAgcttagatttttatttatttctgatTTAATTGCCTAAATGGGTTTGCTTTGGTTTTTGTTGTGATTTGGGTTTGGATTTGCCTAAGcgtgaagaaaaaggaaaaaaaaaaaaagcattgctctgaaaaattcgaaaaaaagtTGCGTCTCtctttaaaatttgtttcttgCCCATCAAATGAACAATTGGAGATACGCTTCTTTAAAACTGGATACAATCCGGTGGTAGAAGAGATGGGAGGATTGAAACACCGTGGTTATTGGAGAGGCAACCCAAGGCAATAGCAAAGGAGAAGACAATTTTCTATTATACGATGTACGATATTGTCTCCATTTGATAGGGATAAGATAAGGTTGATTTGGAATGTAATTACAAATCATTAGAATTAGATTAGATTAATAGttgagttaaaataggatttcaattatttaggattagctttatttgaatatttgatattttatcttttagctGTTATCATGTTATTAATTGTAGTATATTTATAGACCATTTTATtaatgaagaagagagagaatgatttAGACGTATGTCGTTGTGGTTTGTATCCAGCTCCAACTGGATTCACTTGTGGTTTGTCTCCGGTCCTAATTGGAGTTCATTATCAATATCCCATCTCACGTCACTACCCAACCTTGGGTacctatcaattggtatcagagcagttgAATTTCCCATTCAAAATTATAGGGATTCAAACCACAAAGACATACGTCTAaataattctctctcttcttcattaATAAAATGGTCTATAAATAGACTACGATTGATAACATGATAACAGCTAAAAGATAAcatatcaaatattcaaataaagctaatcctaaataattgaaatcctattttaactcaactattaatctaatctaatctaatctaattcTAATGATTTGTAATTACATTCCAAATCAACCTTATCTTATCCCTATCACCATTGTTTGTATCTTTAGGTTGTTCCTACATTCTAACAGGAAACATTTATATTCAATGGAGTGATTCTTTTCCATGTTGAAACTTGTAACAAGTAGATGTAGTTCTCATATAGAAATGTTAACCGGATATTTTGATGCAACACGT
This window encodes:
- the LOC132179204 gene encoding uncharacterized protein At4g06744-like produces the protein MAAISFFASLFLSTFLLHLCLFYGVGAGNPAIGSNREALEIITGGGGGSNYPAPPTENENCPPPPPEPECPPPPPPPPPPSPPPPSPPLPSPPPPPSPPPPSPPLPSPPPPPSPPPPSPPPPFPPPPPPLPSGISHRVLKVYPIVKAFQKKIFYDPFGKTVSWNKNKKNVCRYDGFTCANYPTGNNEQAVAAVDFNGFQFGGKDGLLPLSGFMENLTDITVFHANSNNFTGGIPKEISNLKYFYELDLSNNKLKGQFPMEVLGATKLTFLDLRFNKLQGTVPPQVFLLDVDVIFINNNNFYQNLPYNLGSTPALYLTFANNKFTGPIPPSIGNAKDTLIEVLFLNNKLTGCLPFEIGKLKLATVFDVSINQLTGPIPHSFQCLSKIEVLNLSRNEFYGSVPDEICKLPNLGAFDLSNNFFTEVGPECRKLIHKNYLDVKQNCIIDLPHQKSKRECAAFFSKKRNHRCNEKNMNYIPCKKKYYSDPLDSSYHQPATVPAPSPLSYGALKPHRP